From the genome of Aliarcobacter lanthieri:
TTAATTAGTCAATTTGCTCATAACTTAAAGGCTGATTAAAATAATAGCCTTGAGATAAATCTATATTTAATTCTTTTATTTTGTTATATATATCTTCATTTGCAACAAATTCTGCTACAGTTTTTATGTTGAACTCTTTTGCAATATTTGAAATTGTTTTTACAATAATTTCAAAATCTTTTTGTTGATGAATATTTTTTATTAAAGAACCATCAATTTTTATAAAACTTATATTTAATGTTGAAAGAAGATGAAAATTTGAGTATCCTGCTCCAAAATCATCAATTCCAACTTTACAGCCATAAAAAGATACTTTTTCAATAAACTTTGAAACAATATTAAAATCTAAAATCTCTTCTGATTCAAGTATCTCAAATTCCAAGCTTGGACCAAAGTCTTTATTTGATTCTAAAAAACTATAAATATATTTTGTAGTCTTCTCATTTAAAATATCATCATAAGAAATATTAACTGATACTCTTTTGTTTTTTTCTTTAAATAGTTTTAAAGAGTCATTTAAAACAACTTTAATAATATTAGAATACATTTTTGTTTTTTTTGCAATATGTAAAAAACTATAAGGACCAAATTCAATACCTTCAGGTGATATATACCTTATTAGTGCTTCATATTTTACAATTTCTTTAGTTTGAGTATCTACTATAGGTTGAAAATATGCTTTTAATAAATCGTCTTTAAACCCTTGTTTTAACTGTTTAATCCATTTGATATTTTCTTCAAAAGATTTATGAATATTATATGAATCATCATACAGCATTATTTTTTGACATTTTTTTCTAGCATAACTTATAATTCTTTTTGTATATTTATATGCCTTTGGACCTTCCCCTTTTGCAATCCCAATTGTTATATTTACATCAATTTCATTATCATCTATTAAGAATATTTCACTTTCTATTTTTTCTAAAAATTCTTTACAAATACTAAAAAACTTTTCAACTTCTATAGCATTTTTGGGTACAACTGCAAATTTATCAGATTCAATTCTATATAATAAATTTTCATCAAGATTAAAAAAAGTTCTCATTTTATGAGCAAATTCCTTTAGAATTTTGTCTCCTATATCTTCTCCAAATAGATCATTTATAGCTATAAAATCATCAATATCCAACATCGCCATTAACTCAGAATTTGATTCTTTTAAATCTTTTCTTAATCTATTTTTATTTGAAAGATTTGTTAAAGCATCTGTATATAAATCTTTTAATTCATGATAATTTAGTGATTGAGCCATTGCTTGTAACAATTTTGAAATATCAACTGGTTTTAAAACATATTTATCTACACCAATATCAATTGCATCAAGTAAATACTCTTTATTTGAAAATGCAGTTGTAACTATAATAGGAACTTTTTTATTTATCTCTTTGATTTTCTTTACCATATCAAGACCATTTAAAATAGGCATATTTATATCAGTTATAATTAAATCTATTTCTAATTCATTTTCTAAAAAAATGTTGTAACCTTCTTGTCCATTTGATGCAATAAATTGTTTTTTTGTAAAGGATTGTAAAATTGAAGATGTTATCTCTCTTAAATCTTTTTCATCCTCTACATATAAAACTGTAATATTTTTAAGATTTGATATATCGTTATTCATTAAACCACTCTTTGAAAATTATTAGGATATAATACACAAAATTTTTAATAAGAAGTTTAATATTAATAAAAATGGAGTGTTTTTTGCCAAAAGTTGAGTGTAATCATTGTCATTTATCATTCGATGATGAAATAATGATAAAAGAGAATGATTTGAATTTTTGCTGTAATGGTTGCCAAAATGTTTATCATATCTTAAAAAATGATGGATTAGAATCATTTTATGAGAAACTTGGAAATAAAAAATTAGCTCCTCCTATTGAAGTCTCAAATGCTGATTTAGATAAATTTGACTCTCAAAACTTTTTAGATAACTACACAACACAAACAAAAGATGGATTTTTACAAATTGATTTAATCTTAGAAGGAATTCATTGTGCTGCTTGTGTTTGGTTGAATGAAAAAGTTTTATATGATACAAAAGGAATAATTGAAGCAAATATAAATTTTACAACAAATAAAGCAAAAATTGTTTTTAATCAAGATACTATCAAATTATCACAAATTATTTTAAAAATTCGTTCTATTGGATATAACGCTTATGCTTATGATTCTAGTATAGCTGATATTGAAGCAAATAGGGCAAAACAAGATTATTTTATAAGAATGATGGTTGCTGTTGTATGCACTATGAATATTATGATGTTAAGTGTTGCAAAATATACAGGCTTTTTTACTGGAATGAGCAATGAAGTAAAAGAGATGATACACTTTGCAGAGTTTATATTAACAACTCCAGTGTTATTTTACAGTGGATGGGTATTTTATAAAAGTGCTTATTTTGGATTGAAAAATAAGATTGTATCTATGGATTTAGCTGTTTCTACTGGAGCAACTTTAACTTATACATATTCTATGGCTGTTTTATTTCATTTTACAAAAGGTGAGAGTTATTTTGATTCTGTTGCTATGATTATTACCTTTGTTTTAGTTGGAAAATATCTTGAAGTTATAGGTAAAAAATCAGCAGTTGATACACTTGATAAGATAAAATCAACTCTTCCTTTAGAAGCAACTATTATAGAAAAAGGTGAAAAAAAAGTAGTTGCTTTAAATAGTGTAAAAATAGGTGATATTATTGAAGTGAAAACTGGAGACAAAGTTCCAGTTGATGGTAAAATAATCTTTGGAAGTGCAAGTTTTGATGAGTCAAGTTTGACAGGTGAAAGTTTACCTGTATATAAAAAAGAAGGAGATATCTTATATAGTGGAACTATAAATTTAGACTCTTTAGTGCATTTTGAAGTTATAAAAGATTTTAAGAATTCAACTTTTTCATCTATTGTTACTCTACTTGAAGACTCTCTAAATTCAAAACCAAAAATACAATCTTTAGCAAATAAGATTTCAAGAA
Proteins encoded in this window:
- a CDS encoding EAL domain-containing response regulator, with protein sequence MNNDISNLKNITVLYVEDEKDLREITSSILQSFTKKQFIASNGQEGYNIFLENELEIDLIITDINMPILNGLDMVKKIKEINKKVPIIVTTAFSNKEYLLDAIDIGVDKYVLKPVDISKLLQAMAQSLNYHELKDLYTDALTNLSNKNRLRKDLKESNSELMAMLDIDDFIAINDLFGEDIGDKILKEFAHKMRTFFNLDENLLYRIESDKFAVVPKNAIEVEKFFSICKEFLEKIESEIFLIDDNEIDVNITIGIAKGEGPKAYKYTKRIISYARKKCQKIMLYDDSYNIHKSFEENIKWIKQLKQGFKDDLLKAYFQPIVDTQTKEIVKYEALIRYISPEGIEFGPYSFLHIAKKTKMYSNIIKVVLNDSLKLFKEKNKRVSVNISYDDILNEKTTKYIYSFLESNKDFGPSLEFEILESEEILDFNIVSKFIEKVSFYGCKVGIDDFGAGYSNFHLLSTLNISFIKIDGSLIKNIHQQKDFEIIVKTISNIAKEFNIKTVAEFVANEDIYNKIKELNIDLSQGYYFNQPLSYEQID
- a CDS encoding heavy metal translocating P-type ATPase, whose translation is MPKVECNHCHLSFDDEIMIKENDLNFCCNGCQNVYHILKNDGLESFYEKLGNKKLAPPIEVSNADLDKFDSQNFLDNYTTQTKDGFLQIDLILEGIHCAACVWLNEKVLYDTKGIIEANINFTTNKAKIVFNQDTIKLSQIILKIRSIGYNAYAYDSSIADIEANRAKQDYFIRMMVAVVCTMNIMMLSVAKYTGFFTGMSNEVKEMIHFAEFILTTPVLFYSGWVFYKSAYFGLKNKIVSMDLAVSTGATLTYTYSMAVLFHFTKGESYFDSVAMIITFVLVGKYLEVIGKKSAVDTLDKIKSTLPLEATIIEKGEKKVVALNSVKIGDIIEVKTGDKVPVDGKIIFGSASFDESSLTGESLPVYKKEGDILYSGTINLDSLVHFEVIKDFKNSTFSSIVTLLEDSLNSKPKIQSLANKISRKFSATILTVAFITFLVWYFLGLNLGFYFADVNQFERSFMVAVSVIIIACPCALALATPMASLVGISQLAKKSLLFKEAKFIETIANATTVVFDKTGTLTKGALSIVNATFIDKNERNLSLLFSLVDSSNHPISQSVKKYLEKNTTYKKLFLENIKNIEAKGITASFENLELLGGNIELLKEFGIDFEFETNSSLYIFAINKEVIAIFELEDDIKDDAKELINYLKKEQIEIIMLTGDNQFVAKKVSNYLKIDKFLSSQTPTSKANYIKELKESGKTVVMVGDGVNDSVALATSDVSIAMGNSADVSLSVSDIVLLNSKLKALKDAFIISKKTYKHIKQNLIFSLCYNAVTIPLAILGYVIPLFAALSMSLSSLIVILNSLRIKKGLK